A portion of the Pseudomonadota bacterium genome contains these proteins:
- a CDS encoding aspartyl protease family protein — MVFPNKIFFKVFLVFILSASVCYADNSFVNPQKILLKHYETVGGLKKLKSITSGYAEGKNTFDGLEGTFKNWEEIPLKYRLEEDYGVIKQTFGDNGKQSWSVDTNGKVQIHRDEETLKRRKIKALLEVYDHVRPGTKNFIFTYKGEEKIGAIACHVVEMANIINDDITFFFFSKENYYLVKAIVKQPDFEIRTLFSDYRNINGIIHPFHEETEVFPREKKETIQLARYDFNTKINSSVFEPPEKDVEDFEFENGKNSETIPFYFVENNMYFYVIINGEKKLWLLDNGASMSIIDADYAKKLGLNPEGEIKGFGIANIFDFSFVTLPSYRVGEIRFNPQKIFSFKGLSNRLYDSTVVGILGHDFLSRFVVKIDYASKILTLYHPDKFKYNGSGAIIDAPMRERIFAVPVIVDGKYKGKWTLDIGAFDMSFNYPYAKDNNLLDLKGIERVSADLGGQHAEKSVRFKSVELGGYKVSNLLINVPVSKGKGSNDSREIIGNIGNKLLKHFVIYLDYKRQQVIVEKGKDFEKYFPEDKSGLLTGTGEGGYPEVVFVAKKTPAADAGFIKGDIIRKINGINVDSLGGVDGVRELFSKDEGTKYNIEVLQNGSIREFKLILKDLYK, encoded by the coding sequence ATGGTTTTTCCAAATAAAATATTTTTTAAAGTTTTTCTGGTTTTTATTCTTTCAGCATCCGTTTGTTACGCTGATAACTCTTTTGTTAATCCACAAAAAATTCTTTTAAAGCATTACGAAACAGTGGGAGGGCTCAAAAAACTTAAAAGCATAACATCCGGCTATGCTGAAGGAAAAAATACTTTTGACGGGCTTGAAGGTACATTTAAAAATTGGGAGGAAATACCTTTAAAATACAGGCTTGAAGAAGATTATGGCGTAATAAAACAGACTTTTGGAGACAACGGCAAACAAAGCTGGTCTGTAGATACGAATGGGAAAGTACAGATTCACAGAGATGAAGAAACCCTTAAAAGAAGAAAAATAAAGGCGCTTCTGGAAGTTTATGATCATGTGCGGCCTGGTACAAAAAATTTTATCTTTACTTATAAGGGTGAAGAAAAGATCGGGGCAATTGCCTGCCATGTAGTTGAGATGGCAAATATAATAAATGATGACATTACTTTCTTTTTTTTCAGTAAAGAAAATTATTATCTTGTCAAAGCTATAGTAAAACAACCTGATTTTGAAATACGTACACTTTTTTCCGACTACCGGAATATAAACGGTATTATTCATCCGTTTCATGAAGAAACTGAAGTTTTTCCAAGAGAAAAGAAAGAAACCATTCAGCTTGCCAGATATGATTTTAATACTAAAATAAACAGTTCTGTTTTTGAACCTCCGGAAAAAGATGTTGAGGATTTTGAATTTGAAAACGGGAAGAACTCAGAAACCATTCCTTTTTATTTTGTTGAAAATAATATGTATTTTTATGTAATTATAAATGGTGAGAAAAAGCTCTGGCTGCTTGATAACGGTGCAAGCATGTCCATTATTGATGCAGATTATGCCAAAAAACTTGGCCTCAACCCCGAAGGAGAAATTAAAGGATTCGGTATTGCAAACATTTTTGATTTCTCTTTTGTAACTCTGCCTTCATACCGGGTAGGAGAAATCCGGTTTAATCCCCAAAAAATATTCTCCTTTAAAGGCCTTTCAAATAGATTATATGATTCAACTGTAGTGGGTATACTAGGGCATGATTTCTTGTCGAGATTTGTTGTTAAAATTGATTATGCATCAAAAATATTAACCTTATATCATCCCGATAAATTTAAATATAATGGGTCTGGTGCAATAATAGATGCACCAATGAGAGAAAGAATATTTGCAGTGCCTGTAATTGTTGATGGTAAATATAAAGGTAAATGGACCCTTGATATCGGTGCTTTTGATATGTCTTTTAATTACCCCTATGCTAAAGATAATAATCTGCTGGATTTAAAAGGTATTGAAAGAGTAAGTGCGGATTTGGGAGGGCAGCATGCTGAGAAAAGCGTCAGGTTTAAATCCGTGGAATTGGGAGGTTATAAGGTTTCAAATCTGCTTATAAATGTACCTGTAAGCAAAGGTAAGGGATCAAATGACAGCAGGGAAATTATCGGCAATATAGGAAATAAGCTGCTTAAACATTTTGTGATATATCTTGATTATAAAAGGCAGCAGGTAATAGTGGAAAAAGGGAAAGATTTTGAAAAATACTTTCCTGAAGATAAAAGCGGTCTTTTAACAGGAACTGGTGAAGGCGGTTATCCTGAAGTTGTTTTTGTTGCTAAAAAAACACCCGCTGCGGATGCAGGTTTTATCAAAGGGGATATAATCAGAAAAATAAACGGTATTAATGTCGATTCTTTAGGCGGTGTGGACGGGGTACGGGAACTTTTTTCAAAAGATGAAGGCACAAAGTACAATATTGAAGTACTGCAAAATGGAAGCATCAGGGAATTTAAACTCATACTGAAAGATTTATACAAATGA